One window of the Rissa tridactyla isolate bRisTri1 chromosome 9, bRisTri1.patW.cur.20221130, whole genome shotgun sequence genome contains the following:
- the UPF3B gene encoding regulator of nonsense transcripts 3B isoform X2: MKEDKENARPKERRGGPAAGPGALLGTGTATGTDGRAGGAELDRLERPKDKKETLSKVVIRRLPPSLTKEQLEEHLQPLPEHDYFEFFANDSSLYPHMFSRAYINFKNQEDIVLFRDRFDGYVFVDHKGQEYAAIVEFAPFQKAAKKKSKKKDAKTGTIEDDPEYKKFLESYSADDEKLTSTPETLLEEIEARNKELIAKKTTPLLNFLKNKQRLREEKREERRRRELERKRQREEERRKWKEEERRKRKEAEKLKKVDRCPEKERDRSKDEPKIKLLKKPEKDEKDLEKKEKSKKLERETLREEKNASSASAKRSDGETKEEKAKKIAQQCSCTSQEPEAEADCVSMKRVPQKPWIRERIRNQRVRAVTRKRRSD, encoded by the exons ATGAAGGAGGACAAGGAGAACGCCAGGCCCAAGGAGCGGCGCGGTGGGCCCGCTGCCGGGCCGGGGGCCTTGCTGGGGACGGGGACTGCCACCGGCACGGACGGCAGGGCCGGCGGCGCTGAGCTCGACCGCCTGGAGCGGCCCAAGGACAAGAAGGAGACCCTCAGCAAG GTGGTGATCCGGCGGCTGCCGCCCAGCCTGACgaaggagcagctggaggagcatcTCCAGCCCCTGCCCGAGCACGACTACTTCGAGTTCTTCGCCAACGACTCCAG CTTGTACCCTCACATGTTCTCGAGAGCCTACATCAACTTTAAGAACCAGGAAGACATAGTCCTCTTCAGGGATCGCTTTGACGGCTATGTTTTTGTCGATCACAAAG GTCAGGAATATGCTGCCATAGTAGAGTTTGCACCTTtccaaaaagctgcaaaaaagaaGAGTAAGAAAAAGGATGCCAAAACTGGAACTATCGAAGATG ATCCAGAGTACAAGAAGTTTTTGGAAAGTTACAGTGCAGATGATGAAAAACTAACCTCCACTCCTGAAACTTTATTGGAGGAAATAGAGGCAAGAAACAAAGAGCTAATAG CTAAAAAGACTACtcctttgttgaacttcttgaaaaataaacag agactaagagaagaaaaaagagaggagaggaggaggagagaattggaaagaaaaagacaaagggaagaagaaagaagaaaatggaaagaggaggagagaaggaagagaaaagaagcagaaaaactgaaaaaagtagACAGATgcccagaaaaagaaagagacagatcAAAAGACGAACCAAAGATTAAG cTACTTAAGAAGcctgaaaaagatgaaaaagacttggagaaaaaagaaaaatccaagaaaCTGGAAAGAGAGActctgagggaggaaaaaaatgcgaGTAGTGCATCTGCCAAACGATCTGATGGGGAGACaaaagaagagaaggcaaaaaa gaTCGCCCAGCAATGCAGCTGTACCAGCCAGGAGCCCGAAGCCGAAGCAGACTGTGTCAGTATGAAGAGGGTGCCACAAAAGCCGTGGATCAGGGAGCGGATAAGAAACCAGAGAGTGAGAGCAGTAACACGAAAGAGGAGGAGTGACTAG
- the RPL39 gene encoding 60S ribosomal protein L39: protein MSSHKTFKIKRFLAKKQKQNRPIPQWIRMKTGNKIRYNSKRRHWRRTKLGL, encoded by the exons ATG TCGTCCCACAAGACGTTCAAGATCAAGCGCTTCCTCGctaagaagcagaagcagaaccGGCCCATCCCGCAGTGGATTCGCATGAAGACGGGCAATAAGATCAG GTACAACTCCAAAAGGAGACACTGGAGAAGGACCAAACTGGGCTTGTAA
- the UPF3B gene encoding regulator of nonsense transcripts 3B isoform X1: protein MKEDKENARPKERRGGPAAGPGALLGTGTATGTDGRAGGAELDRLERPKDKKETLSKVVIRRLPPSLTKEQLEEHLQPLPEHDYFEFFANDSSLYPHMFSRAYINFKNQEDIVLFRDRFDGYVFVDHKGQEYAAIVEFAPFQKAAKKKSKKKDAKTGTIEDDPEYKKFLESYSADDEKLTSTPETLLEEIEARNKELIAKKTTPLLNFLKNKQRLREEKREERRRRELERKRQREEERRKWKEEERRKRKEAEKLKKVDRCPEKERDRSKDEPKIKLLKKPEKDEKDLEKKEKSKKLERETLREEKNASSASAKRSDGETKEEKAKKSEDECVKDYRDRDRDFERDREYERAQREKLRRQEEERRRQKERFEKEKVFRRKEEEVKKERDLLREKGKKSDLTDFTSSTDKSEKVTKDDKKEDTIKRDRIRNKDRPAMQLYQPGARSRSRLCQYEEGATKAVDQGADKKPESESSNTKEEE, encoded by the exons ATGAAGGAGGACAAGGAGAACGCCAGGCCCAAGGAGCGGCGCGGTGGGCCCGCTGCCGGGCCGGGGGCCTTGCTGGGGACGGGGACTGCCACCGGCACGGACGGCAGGGCCGGCGGCGCTGAGCTCGACCGCCTGGAGCGGCCCAAGGACAAGAAGGAGACCCTCAGCAAG GTGGTGATCCGGCGGCTGCCGCCCAGCCTGACgaaggagcagctggaggagcatcTCCAGCCCCTGCCCGAGCACGACTACTTCGAGTTCTTCGCCAACGACTCCAG CTTGTACCCTCACATGTTCTCGAGAGCCTACATCAACTTTAAGAACCAGGAAGACATAGTCCTCTTCAGGGATCGCTTTGACGGCTATGTTTTTGTCGATCACAAAG GTCAGGAATATGCTGCCATAGTAGAGTTTGCACCTTtccaaaaagctgcaaaaaagaaGAGTAAGAAAAAGGATGCCAAAACTGGAACTATCGAAGATG ATCCAGAGTACAAGAAGTTTTTGGAAAGTTACAGTGCAGATGATGAAAAACTAACCTCCACTCCTGAAACTTTATTGGAGGAAATAGAGGCAAGAAACAAAGAGCTAATAG CTAAAAAGACTACtcctttgttgaacttcttgaaaaataaacag agactaagagaagaaaaaagagaggagaggaggaggagagaattggaaagaaaaagacaaagggaagaagaaagaagaaaatggaaagaggaggagagaaggaagagaaaagaagcagaaaaactgaaaaaagtagACAGATgcccagaaaaagaaagagacagatcAAAAGACGAACCAAAGATTAAG cTACTTAAGAAGcctgaaaaagatgaaaaagacttggagaaaaaagaaaaatccaagaaaCTGGAAAGAGAGActctgagggaggaaaaaaatgcgaGTAGTGCATCTGCCAAACGATCTGATGGGGAGACaaaagaagagaaggcaaaaaa ATCAGAAGATGAGTGTGTAAAGGACTACAGGGACCGAGATAGAGATTTTGAAAGAGACAGAGAATATGAGAGAGCACAGAGGGAGAAACTGAGACGCCAAGAAGAGGAGCGTCGGAGGCAGAAAGAGCGCTTTGAGAAAGAGAAGGTTTttagaagaaaagaggaagaggtgaaaaaggagagagacttactcagagaaaagggaaagaaaagtgatCTTACAGACTTTACCAGCAGCACGGACAAATCTGAGAAAGTAACCAAAGACGATAAAAAAGAGGATACAATTAAGAGGGATCGTATCAGAAACAAG gaTCGCCCAGCAATGCAGCTGTACCAGCCAGGAGCCCGAAGCCGAAGCAGACTGTGTCAGTATGAAGAGGGTGCCACAAAAGCCGTGGATCAGGGAGCGGATAAGAAACCAGAGAGTGAGAGCAGTAACACGAAAGAGGAGGAGTGA
- the NDUFA1 gene encoding NADH dehydrogenase [ubiquinone] 1 alpha subcomplex subunit 1, producing MWYEILPGMAIMGICLAIPGLSTVYMHRWCNGGKEKRIARYPYQWTLMERDRRLSGVNKYYVSKGLENID from the exons ATGTGGTACGAGATCCTGCCCGGCATGGCCATCATGGGCATCTGCCTCGCTATCCCTGGTCTTTCCACCGTCTACATGCACCGCTGGTGCAACGGCGGCAAG GAGAAGCGGATCGCCCGCTATCCCTACCAGTGGACCCTGATGGAACGAGACCGGCGGCTGTCGGGTGTCAACAAGTACTACGTCTCCAAG ggtcTGGAGAACATAGACTAA
- the UPF3B gene encoding regulator of nonsense transcripts 3B isoform X4, translating to MKEDKENARPKERRGGPAAGPGALLGTGTATGTDGRAGGAELDRLERPKDKKETLSKVVIRRLPPSLTKEQLEEHLQPLPEHDYFEFFANDSSLYPHMFSRAYINFKNQEDIVLFRDRFDGYVFVDHKGQEYAAIVEFAPFQKAAKKKSKKKDAKTGTIEDDPEYKKFLESYSADDEKLTSTPETLLEEIEARNKELIAKKTTPLLNFLKNKQRLREEKREERRRRELERKRQREEERRKWKEEERRKRKEAEKLKKVDRCPEKERDRSKDEPKIKLLKKPEKDEKDLEKKEKSKKLERETLREEKNASSASAKRSDGETKEEKAKNFVFIQIRR from the exons ATGAAGGAGGACAAGGAGAACGCCAGGCCCAAGGAGCGGCGCGGTGGGCCCGCTGCCGGGCCGGGGGCCTTGCTGGGGACGGGGACTGCCACCGGCACGGACGGCAGGGCCGGCGGCGCTGAGCTCGACCGCCTGGAGCGGCCCAAGGACAAGAAGGAGACCCTCAGCAAG GTGGTGATCCGGCGGCTGCCGCCCAGCCTGACgaaggagcagctggaggagcatcTCCAGCCCCTGCCCGAGCACGACTACTTCGAGTTCTTCGCCAACGACTCCAG CTTGTACCCTCACATGTTCTCGAGAGCCTACATCAACTTTAAGAACCAGGAAGACATAGTCCTCTTCAGGGATCGCTTTGACGGCTATGTTTTTGTCGATCACAAAG GTCAGGAATATGCTGCCATAGTAGAGTTTGCACCTTtccaaaaagctgcaaaaaagaaGAGTAAGAAAAAGGATGCCAAAACTGGAACTATCGAAGATG ATCCAGAGTACAAGAAGTTTTTGGAAAGTTACAGTGCAGATGATGAAAAACTAACCTCCACTCCTGAAACTTTATTGGAGGAAATAGAGGCAAGAAACAAAGAGCTAATAG CTAAAAAGACTACtcctttgttgaacttcttgaaaaataaacag agactaagagaagaaaaaagagaggagaggaggaggagagaattggaaagaaaaagacaaagggaagaagaaagaagaaaatggaaagaggaggagagaaggaagagaaaagaagcagaaaaactgaaaaaagtagACAGATgcccagaaaaagaaagagacagatcAAAAGACGAACCAAAGATTAAG cTACTTAAGAAGcctgaaaaagatgaaaaagacttggagaaaaaagaaaaatccaagaaaCTGGAAAGAGAGActctgagggaggaaaaaaatgcgaGTAGTGCATCTGCCAAACGATCTGATGGGGAGACaaaagaagagaaggcaaaaaa ttttgttttcatacagATCAGAAGATGA
- the UPF3B gene encoding regulator of nonsense transcripts 3B isoform X3, with protein MKEDKENARPKERRGGPAAGPGALLGTGTATGTDGRAGGAELDRLERPKDKKETLSKVVIRRLPPSLTKEQLEEHLQPLPEHDYFEFFANDSSLYPHMFSRAYINFKNQEDIVLFRDRFDGYVFVDHKGQEYAAIVEFAPFQKAAKKKSKKKDAKTGTIEDDPEYKKFLESYSADDEKLTSTPETLLEEIEARNKELIAKKTTPLLNFLKNKQRLREEKREERRRRELERKRQREEERRKWKEEERRKRKEAEKLKKVDRCPEKERDRSKDEPKIKLLKKPEKDEKDLEKKEKSKKLERETLREEKNASSASAKRSDGETKEEKAKKNSAKEAQV; from the exons ATGAAGGAGGACAAGGAGAACGCCAGGCCCAAGGAGCGGCGCGGTGGGCCCGCTGCCGGGCCGGGGGCCTTGCTGGGGACGGGGACTGCCACCGGCACGGACGGCAGGGCCGGCGGCGCTGAGCTCGACCGCCTGGAGCGGCCCAAGGACAAGAAGGAGACCCTCAGCAAG GTGGTGATCCGGCGGCTGCCGCCCAGCCTGACgaaggagcagctggaggagcatcTCCAGCCCCTGCCCGAGCACGACTACTTCGAGTTCTTCGCCAACGACTCCAG CTTGTACCCTCACATGTTCTCGAGAGCCTACATCAACTTTAAGAACCAGGAAGACATAGTCCTCTTCAGGGATCGCTTTGACGGCTATGTTTTTGTCGATCACAAAG GTCAGGAATATGCTGCCATAGTAGAGTTTGCACCTTtccaaaaagctgcaaaaaagaaGAGTAAGAAAAAGGATGCCAAAACTGGAACTATCGAAGATG ATCCAGAGTACAAGAAGTTTTTGGAAAGTTACAGTGCAGATGATGAAAAACTAACCTCCACTCCTGAAACTTTATTGGAGGAAATAGAGGCAAGAAACAAAGAGCTAATAG CTAAAAAGACTACtcctttgttgaacttcttgaaaaataaacag agactaagagaagaaaaaagagaggagaggaggaggagagaattggaaagaaaaagacaaagggaagaagaaagaagaaaatggaaagaggaggagagaaggaagagaaaagaagcagaaaaactgaaaaaagtagACAGATgcccagaaaaagaaagagacagatcAAAAGACGAACCAAAGATTAAG cTACTTAAGAAGcctgaaaaagatgaaaaagacttggagaaaaaagaaaaatccaagaaaCTGGAAAGAGAGActctgagggaggaaaaaaatgcgaGTAGTGCATCTGCCAAACGATCTGATGGGGAGACaaaagaagagaaggcaaaaaa GAACTCCGCAAAAGAAGCCCAGGTGTAG
- the SOWAHD gene encoding ankyrin repeat domain-containing protein SOWAHD isoform X1, whose translation MARREREREPGLAEQRIAGIAQTFAFLEAAQPQARSLARRSHLWPAATESRERFHPLQKMDTTRSFSRGSQSPGSWGRTAGRLSVGSGSTRRKELKEILLQSNSPSSTKRFSTTQKTSNNSSVLAGLQQEQKPEQSPEVLSLALDPLEHEWLLTVAQGDADNIVRLLDLDPSLLTRKDFVTGFTALHWLAKHGHHERFIQVISHAQKKGYPVNVNIPTASGGLTPLHLAALQGHELLIKVLVGAYGADTSCRDHSGRKAWQYLRADASRELKELAGALEEDLVQLRSHNTNNNWRAGADKQTVPPSCKCFPALCEIPGSPPHAPPLGCCLFMRDKAISQ comes from the exons ATGGCCCGGCGGGAGAGGGAGCGGGAGCCAGGCTTGGCAGAGCAGAGGatagctggcattgcccagacgTTCGCCTTCCTGGAAGCTGCCCAGCCCCAAGCGAGGAGCCTAGCCCGCAGGTCCCATCTCTGGCCAGCCGCCACGGAGAGCAGGGAGCGTTTCCACCCGCTGCAGAAGATGGACACCACCAGGAGCTTCAGCCGGGGCAGCCAGAGCCCAGGGAGCTGGGGTAGGACTGCGGGCAGGCTCTCCGTTGGCTCCGGCAGTACCCGGAGGAAGGAGCTGAAGGAAATCCTCCTGCAGAGCAATAGCCCCAGCAGCACCAAGCGCTTTTCTACCACTCAGAAGACATCTAACAACAGCAGTGTCCTTGCAGGGCTGCAACAAGAGCAGAAGCCCGAGCAGAGCCCCGAGGTGCTGTCCCTTGCCCTGGATCCCCTGGAGCACGAGTGGCTGCTGACGGTGGCCCAGGGTGACGCGGACAACATTGTCAGGCTGCTGGACCTGGATCCCAGCCTGCTGACCAGGAAAGACTTTGTGACTGGCTTCACCGCTCTCCACTGGCTTGCCAAGCACGGCCACCACGAGCGCTTCATCCAGGTCATCTCCCATGCCCAGAAGAAGGGCTATCCCGTCAACGTGAACATCCCCACGGCCAGTGGCGGGCTCACCCCTTTGCACCTGGCCGCCCTGCAGGGACATGAGCTGCTCATCAAAGTGCTTGTGGGAGCCTATGGGGCGGACACCAGCTGCAGGGACCACAGCGGTCGCAAGGCTTGGCAGTACCTGAGGGCGGATGCCTCcagggagctgaaggagctggcgggggCCTTGGAGGAGGACTTGGTCCAGCTGCGCTCTCACAACACCAACAACAACT GGAGAGCGGGTGCAGACAAGCAGACCGTGCCACCAAGCTGCAAATGCTTTCCAGCCCTCTGTGAGATCCCAGGGTCTCCGCCACATGCACCTCCTCTGGGTTGCTGTTTGTTTATGAGAGATAAAGCTATTTCTCAGTAA
- the SOWAHD gene encoding ankyrin repeat domain-containing protein SOWAHD isoform X2, protein MARREREREPGLAEQRIAGIAQTFAFLEAAQPQARSLARRSHLWPAATESRERFHPLQKMDTTRSFSRGSQSPGSWGRTAGRLSVGSGSTRRKELKEILLQSNSPSSTKRFSTTQKTSNNSSVLAGLQQEQKPEQSPEVLSLALDPLEHEWLLTVAQGDADNIVRLLDLDPSLLTRKDFVTGFTALHWLAKHGHHERFIQVISHAQKKGYPVNVNIPTASGGLTPLHLAALQGHELLIKVLVGAYGADTSCRDHSGRKAWQYLRADASRELKELAGALEEDLVQLRSHNTNNNCKSSREARAGRDCVDSGAEGKAPRSWNLSTLRGFVRQAFNFFQER, encoded by the coding sequence ATGGCCCGGCGGGAGAGGGAGCGGGAGCCAGGCTTGGCAGAGCAGAGGatagctggcattgcccagacgTTCGCCTTCCTGGAAGCTGCCCAGCCCCAAGCGAGGAGCCTAGCCCGCAGGTCCCATCTCTGGCCAGCCGCCACGGAGAGCAGGGAGCGTTTCCACCCGCTGCAGAAGATGGACACCACCAGGAGCTTCAGCCGGGGCAGCCAGAGCCCAGGGAGCTGGGGTAGGACTGCGGGCAGGCTCTCCGTTGGCTCCGGCAGTACCCGGAGGAAGGAGCTGAAGGAAATCCTCCTGCAGAGCAATAGCCCCAGCAGCACCAAGCGCTTTTCTACCACTCAGAAGACATCTAACAACAGCAGTGTCCTTGCAGGGCTGCAACAAGAGCAGAAGCCCGAGCAGAGCCCCGAGGTGCTGTCCCTTGCCCTGGATCCCCTGGAGCACGAGTGGCTGCTGACGGTGGCCCAGGGTGACGCGGACAACATTGTCAGGCTGCTGGACCTGGATCCCAGCCTGCTGACCAGGAAAGACTTTGTGACTGGCTTCACCGCTCTCCACTGGCTTGCCAAGCACGGCCACCACGAGCGCTTCATCCAGGTCATCTCCCATGCCCAGAAGAAGGGCTATCCCGTCAACGTGAACATCCCCACGGCCAGTGGCGGGCTCACCCCTTTGCACCTGGCCGCCCTGCAGGGACATGAGCTGCTCATCAAAGTGCTTGTGGGAGCCTATGGGGCGGACACCAGCTGCAGGGACCACAGCGGTCGCAAGGCTTGGCAGTACCTGAGGGCGGATGCCTCcagggagctgaaggagctggcgggggCCTTGGAGGAGGACTTGGTCCAGCTGCGCTCTCACAACACCAACAACAACTGTAAGTCATCCAGAGAGGCCAGGGCAGGGCGGGACTGCGTGGACTCCGGGGCTGAGGGGAAAGCCCCGCGCTCCTGGAACCTGTCAACCCTCCGGGGCTTTGTCAGACAGGCATTCAATTTCTTCCAAGAGCGCTGA